A stretch of Myxococcus hansupus DNA encodes these proteins:
- a CDS encoding cytochrome-c peroxidase: protein MRPPCGVALSLAVLLFAHSGQAQPQDREVVSSPADLPPGVSAVLWKLSVPPHLAPTPERVLLGEKLFNDQRLSVDNTVSCSTCHDPRLGFADAKPVSEGVKGQKVTRNSPTILNALFNASQFWDGRASTLEDQAKLPILNPREMGMPDEAAVVAKVKTIPEYVRDFQKVFNREVNFDDLAVAIAAFERTLYSGNARFDRFITGDAKAFSAAERRGWALFNGKARCNTCHAGNVVSPLFSDQKFHNIGIAAHKTDFPQLAREGLKVVRTGDEKQIDELALETRFSELGRFLVTKQENDVGAFKTPTLRNIAITGPYMHDGSLVTLWDVMDHYNKGGVPNPYLDGGMQRLGLTETEIDDVVAFLFTLTDEQFVKFATQEQARQRGLKSKRPERDTAVAMGKKGNLGDLAPNPDLAVKNPADIGVYGTEAQVKPASTSKP, encoded by the coding sequence ATGCGCCCGCCGTGTGGCGTTGCACTGTCGCTCGCCGTCCTGCTGTTCGCCCATTCCGGGCAGGCTCAACCCCAGGACAGGGAGGTGGTGTCCTCGCCCGCTGACCTGCCACCCGGCGTGTCCGCGGTGCTGTGGAAGCTGTCCGTCCCGCCCCACCTCGCTCCCACGCCTGAGCGCGTGCTCCTGGGCGAGAAGCTCTTCAACGACCAGCGGCTGTCGGTGGACAACACGGTGTCGTGCTCCACCTGTCACGACCCGCGCCTGGGCTTCGCCGACGCCAAGCCGGTGTCCGAGGGCGTGAAGGGGCAGAAGGTGACGCGCAACAGCCCCACCATCCTCAACGCGCTCTTCAATGCCTCCCAGTTCTGGGACGGCCGCGCCTCCACGCTGGAGGACCAGGCGAAGCTGCCCATCCTCAATCCTCGGGAGATGGGCATGCCCGACGAGGCGGCGGTGGTGGCCAAGGTGAAGACCATTCCGGAGTACGTGCGGGACTTCCAGAAGGTCTTCAACCGCGAGGTGAACTTCGACGACCTGGCGGTGGCCATCGCCGCCTTCGAGCGCACGCTCTATTCGGGCAACGCGCGCTTCGACCGCTTCATCACCGGCGACGCGAAGGCGTTTTCCGCCGCGGAGCGCCGGGGCTGGGCGCTCTTCAACGGCAAGGCCCGCTGCAACACCTGCCACGCGGGCAACGTGGTGTCGCCGCTGTTCAGCGACCAGAAGTTCCACAACATCGGCATCGCGGCGCACAAGACGGACTTCCCGCAGCTCGCCCGCGAGGGATTGAAGGTCGTCCGCACCGGCGACGAGAAGCAGATTGACGAGCTGGCGCTGGAGACGCGCTTCTCCGAGCTGGGCCGCTTCCTGGTGACGAAGCAGGAGAACGACGTGGGCGCCTTCAAGACGCCCACCCTGCGCAACATCGCCATCACCGGTCCGTACATGCACGACGGCTCGCTGGTGACGCTGTGGGACGTCATGGACCACTACAACAAGGGCGGCGTCCCCAACCCGTACCTGGACGGCGGCATGCAGCGGCTGGGGCTGACGGAGACGGAAATCGACGACGTGGTGGCCTTCCTGTTCACCCTCACCGACGAGCAGTTCGTGAAGTTCGCCACCCAGGAGCAGGCCCGGCAGCGCGGGCTGAAGAGCAAACGCCCGGAGCGCGATACCGCGGTGGCCATGGGAAAGAAGGGGAACCTGGGTGACCTGGCCCCCAACCCGGACCTGGCGGTGAAGAACCCGGCGGACATCGGTGTGTACGGCACCGAGGCCCAGGTGAAGCCCGCTTCGACGTCCAAGCCCTAG
- a CDS encoding metallophosphoesterase family protein yields the protein MGNKFRSIETKHYAERDAFFDDLKKLDRRAFLRVAGISAGIAAGMGLRTPHSFQLVNVAEAQGTKPRFSFAYISDTHLYEKKLNDRFVRAILKAVDDVNGLDPQPDFVLFGGDLAQLGKPGELKLGAEILKSVKAPIRMMTGEHDWFLDMGELWTDLFGPPNYSFDHKGVHFVVLNSILEKDFWTERGLSPEERMQIVAGLDNGIQSRFEVGAPQREWLRQDLAKVNKATPIIVFSHSPLYKYYRPWNFWTDDADEVQALFKPFQTVTVIHGHTHQLLSNRIGNMSFHGMLSTAWPWPYAPEGLPQLTVQMNRSDPFSQFDGCGDGRMDVLESGMVDKLYNLWERNPISVRASYLASGGKRDVPPRTKLPSY from the coding sequence ATGGGGAACAAGTTCCGCAGCATCGAGACGAAGCACTACGCAGAGCGCGACGCCTTCTTCGATGACTTGAAGAAGCTGGACCGCCGGGCCTTCCTCCGCGTGGCGGGCATCTCCGCCGGCATCGCCGCGGGCATGGGCTTGCGCACGCCGCACAGCTTCCAGTTGGTCAACGTGGCGGAGGCGCAGGGGACGAAGCCGCGCTTCTCCTTCGCGTACATCTCCGACACGCACCTGTACGAGAAGAAGCTCAACGACCGCTTCGTGCGCGCCATCCTCAAGGCCGTGGATGACGTGAATGGCCTGGACCCGCAGCCGGACTTCGTCCTCTTCGGCGGAGACCTGGCGCAGTTGGGCAAGCCGGGCGAGCTGAAGCTGGGCGCGGAGATTCTGAAGAGCGTGAAGGCGCCCATCCGGATGATGACGGGCGAGCACGACTGGTTCCTCGACATGGGCGAGCTGTGGACGGACCTGTTCGGCCCGCCGAACTATTCGTTCGACCACAAGGGCGTCCACTTCGTGGTCCTCAACTCCATCCTGGAGAAGGACTTCTGGACGGAGCGGGGCCTGTCGCCCGAGGAGCGGATGCAGATTGTCGCGGGCCTGGACAACGGCATCCAGTCCCGCTTCGAGGTCGGCGCGCCGCAGCGCGAATGGCTGCGTCAGGACCTGGCGAAGGTGAACAAGGCGACGCCCATCATCGTCTTCAGCCACTCTCCGCTCTACAAGTACTACCGGCCCTGGAACTTCTGGACGGACGACGCGGACGAGGTGCAGGCCCTCTTCAAGCCGTTCCAGACAGTGACGGTCATCCACGGGCACACGCACCAGCTCCTCAGCAACCGCATTGGCAACATGAGCTTCCACGGCATGTTGTCCACCGCGTGGCCCTGGCCCTACGCGCCCGAGGGCCTGCCTCAGTTGACGGTGCAGATGAACCGCTCGGACCCCTTCAGCCAGTTCGACGGCTGCGGTGACGGGCGGATGGACGTGTTGGAGTCGGGGATGGTGGACAAGCTGTACAACCTCTGGGAGCGCAACCCCATCTCCGTGCGCGCGAGCTACCTCGCGTCGGGTGGGAAGCGGGACGTGCCGCCCCGGACCAAGCTGCCGAGCTACTGA
- a CDS encoding c-type cytochrome: protein MKLLVGTGAVLSFAGGVALATGPVSPPARGTQAPEVKKHELPVSKDGNLVVGLCDGETSMEVKGVKAGESLTRAQAQHVSGALMEEWLRKNPNAHWDAVPLVAQAPAPGSTTPRTQQPRTPAPSKGTVREGGVTPESGGAEVKKQQAVPIQDGHTYGAFSDRDEAIWAASTEQFVDEGHRVFHDAQAIGGTVGISCDMCHPDASNTHPETYPKYQVQLGRVALLRDMINWCIENPVRGRPLADGDPRMRAMEAYIYAKRKGVKLEYGKK from the coding sequence ATGAAGCTGCTTGTGGGAACGGGTGCCGTGCTGTCGTTCGCGGGGGGCGTGGCGCTGGCCACCGGCCCCGTGTCGCCGCCCGCGCGGGGCACCCAGGCGCCCGAGGTGAAGAAGCACGAGCTACCGGTGTCGAAGGACGGCAACCTCGTGGTGGGGCTGTGCGACGGCGAGACGTCCATGGAGGTGAAGGGCGTCAAGGCTGGCGAGTCACTGACGCGCGCCCAGGCCCAGCACGTGTCGGGCGCGCTGATGGAGGAGTGGCTGCGCAAGAATCCCAACGCCCACTGGGACGCGGTGCCCCTGGTGGCGCAGGCGCCCGCGCCGGGCTCCACCACGCCGCGCACCCAGCAGCCGCGCACGCCCGCGCCATCCAAGGGCACGGTGCGTGAGGGCGGCGTGACGCCGGAGAGCGGCGGCGCGGAGGTGAAGAAGCAGCAGGCGGTGCCCATCCAGGACGGCCACACCTACGGCGCGTTCTCCGACCGGGACGAGGCCATCTGGGCCGCCTCCACCGAGCAGTTCGTGGATGAGGGCCACCGCGTGTTCCATGACGCGCAGGCCATTGGCGGCACGGTGGGAATCTCCTGTGACATGTGTCACCCGGACGCGTCCAACACCCACCCGGAGACGTATCCGAAGTACCAGGTGCAGCTCGGCCGCGTGGCGCTGCTGCGCGACATGATCAACTGGTGCATCGAGAACCCGGTGCGCGGCAGGCCGCTCGCGGATGGCGACCCGCGCATGCGCGCGATGGAGGCGTACATCTACGCCAAGCGCAAGGGCGTGAAGCTGGAGTACGGGAAGAAGTAG
- a CDS encoding acyltransferase family protein, whose amino-acid sequence MTTAGRIPLFENVRGLLILLVVMGHALEPLLTREPLARALYSGLYLFHIPAFAFLSGHLSRAETGAKALEAIGWGLLAPLAVFQVLYVAFDVWVLGREWSPHWGIQPYWLLWFLVSLASWRWVLPLLRRLPQPLTWAVALSLGAGMLAWVGYPFSLSRTFVFLPCFVAGHLMPRTWLLTSSASRTWRVALASAVAAGLGVGVCTIALGWLPAPNTQWLYGSSGYAALGTPALAGMATRLTLFCGALALTWALFTLAPRNEGALTRFGGRSLAAFLLHGFFVRGAEATGAFAHLQGPLGVALALVAGALLAVLLGHPQVVQATRFLWEPRWLFQRTRGAVPGLGR is encoded by the coding sequence GTGACGACCGCTGGCCGCATCCCGCTGTTCGAGAACGTGCGTGGCCTCCTCATCCTCCTGGTGGTGATGGGGCACGCGCTCGAACCGCTGCTGACGCGTGAGCCGCTGGCGAGGGCGCTCTACTCCGGCCTGTACCTGTTCCACATCCCCGCCTTCGCGTTCCTCTCCGGCCACCTGTCGCGCGCGGAGACGGGCGCGAAGGCGCTGGAGGCCATCGGGTGGGGGCTCCTCGCGCCGCTGGCCGTCTTCCAGGTGCTGTACGTCGCCTTCGACGTGTGGGTGCTCGGCCGCGAGTGGAGTCCGCACTGGGGGATTCAGCCGTACTGGCTGCTGTGGTTCCTCGTGAGTCTCGCGAGCTGGCGCTGGGTCCTCCCGCTGCTGCGGCGCCTGCCCCAACCGCTGACCTGGGCCGTCGCGCTGTCGCTCGGCGCGGGGATGCTGGCCTGGGTGGGCTACCCGTTCAGCCTGTCGCGGACCTTCGTGTTCCTGCCCTGCTTCGTCGCGGGGCACCTGATGCCCAGAACCTGGCTGCTGACGTCCTCGGCTTCGCGGACCTGGCGCGTCGCGCTGGCCTCCGCCGTGGCCGCTGGGCTGGGCGTGGGTGTCTGCACCATCGCCCTGGGCTGGCTGCCGGCCCCCAACACGCAATGGCTGTACGGAAGCAGCGGGTATGCCGCGCTGGGAACCCCCGCGCTCGCCGGCATGGCGACACGACTGACACTCTTCTGCGGCGCGCTGGCGCTGACGTGGGCGCTGTTCACGCTCGCCCCGCGCAACGAGGGCGCACTGACGCGCTTCGGCGGGAGGAGCCTGGCGGCCTTCCTCCTGCACGGGTTCTTCGTACGAGGCGCCGAGGCCACGGGCGCCTTCGCGCACCTCCAAGGGCCGCTGGGCGTCGCGCTAGCGCTGGTGGCGGGAGCGCTGCTCGCCGTGCTGCTGGGCCACCCGCAGGTGGTGCAGGCCACGCGTTTCCTGTGGGAGCCCCGGTGGCTCTTCCAGCGAACGCGTGGCGCCGTCCCTGGCCTGGGGCGCTGA
- a CDS encoding bestrophin family protein, translating into MIVGRRLSWQIILRYTGKAVAIHVLFALAVNIGYRVFDASWMAVPAMPVSILAAALGVLLAFRNGSAYDRWWEARTLWGGVVNWSRTFARQVLTLLPNPETNGGSTPAGLELPSPVSPLLKTAVERGGSVLTVAGTRASDGAVRDQFGQARVHPEQGSPRAKIAEFGDSGEAQGEARGVISNMHGDVTEDARELVYAQMGFVNAMRCHLRRQDPLPEIVPFFRPEVIEALREEQNVPSALILWMGTRLRRIYGQVSDTQKVMFLHVTMDRTLSELTDLLGACERIKNTPLPRQYDILLLAITRAYLVLLPLGVVADLGWLTPFVTAVIAFLFIGLDAVGRDIETPFEDDVSDTPMTALCRTIEINLRQMLGETKLPAPVQPQNGLLY; encoded by the coding sequence ATGATTGTCGGCCGGAGGCTGTCCTGGCAGATCATCCTGCGTTACACCGGCAAAGCCGTTGCGATTCACGTGCTGTTCGCGCTGGCGGTGAACATCGGCTACCGCGTGTTCGACGCATCGTGGATGGCCGTCCCCGCCATGCCGGTATCGATTCTGGCGGCGGCGCTGGGCGTGCTGCTCGCCTTCCGCAACGGCTCCGCGTACGACCGTTGGTGGGAGGCACGCACGCTCTGGGGCGGCGTGGTGAACTGGTCGCGCACCTTCGCCCGTCAGGTGCTGACGCTGCTGCCCAACCCGGAGACCAACGGGGGCAGCACGCCGGCGGGGCTGGAGTTGCCGTCGCCCGTCTCACCGTTGCTGAAGACCGCGGTGGAGCGTGGCGGCTCCGTGTTGACGGTGGCGGGGACCCGGGCGAGCGACGGCGCGGTTCGCGACCAGTTCGGCCAGGCGCGCGTTCACCCGGAGCAGGGAAGCCCCCGGGCCAAAATCGCGGAGTTCGGTGACTCGGGCGAGGCCCAGGGCGAGGCCCGCGGCGTCATCTCCAACATGCACGGAGACGTCACCGAGGACGCGCGGGAGCTGGTGTACGCGCAGATGGGCTTCGTGAACGCCATGCGTTGCCACTTGCGGCGGCAGGACCCGCTGCCAGAAATCGTCCCCTTCTTCCGGCCCGAGGTCATCGAGGCGCTGCGCGAGGAGCAGAACGTCCCCTCCGCGCTGATTCTCTGGATGGGCACGCGCCTGCGCCGCATCTACGGGCAGGTGTCGGACACGCAGAAGGTGATGTTCCTGCACGTGACGATGGACCGGACGCTGTCCGAGCTGACCGACCTGCTGGGCGCGTGCGAGCGCATCAAGAACACGCCCCTGCCCCGTCAGTACGACATCCTTCTGCTGGCCATCACGCGCGCCTACCTGGTGCTCCTGCCCCTGGGCGTCGTGGCGGACCTGGGCTGGCTCACCCCGTTCGTCACCGCCGTCATCGCGTTCCTCTTCATCGGGCTGGATGCGGTGGGCCGGGACATCGAGACGCCGTTCGAGGACGACGTCAGCGATACCCCCATGACGGCCCTGTGCAGGACCATTGAAATCAACCTGCGCCAGATGCTGGGGGAAACGAAGCTTCCCGCTCCCGTGCAGCCTCAAAATGGGCTTCTCTATTGA
- a CDS encoding 2OG-Fe dioxygenase family protein codes for MSFQPPIIPATEVPAALRERGYAVLGRDGLCELAGLVSSALDALPPSWNDLPLDGFLRDGGRYRSRRHACFIVDGASVTQVPHRAHWQPVEYNALHGGLERWFEPVQPDVVSRPVWAGLIRGIAATCSQLKGERPWFVEAHQFRIDTTDGIGRPTPEGAHRDGVDFVAVLLVGRENIKGGETRVFEADGPNGLRFTLTEPWSALLLDDARVIHESTPIQPLEGTGHRDTLVLTFRSGGFQGPG; via the coding sequence ATGAGCTTTCAGCCTCCCATCATCCCCGCGACCGAAGTCCCCGCCGCGCTGCGAGAGCGCGGCTACGCCGTGCTCGGACGCGACGGCCTCTGCGAGCTCGCCGGGCTCGTGTCCTCCGCGCTGGACGCCCTGCCACCGTCCTGGAACGACCTGCCCCTGGACGGCTTCCTCCGGGACGGCGGCCGCTACCGCTCGCGGCGGCACGCCTGCTTCATCGTGGACGGCGCATCGGTGACGCAGGTGCCACACCGCGCGCACTGGCAGCCGGTGGAATACAACGCGCTGCACGGCGGGCTCGAACGCTGGTTCGAACCCGTGCAACCGGACGTCGTGTCTCGTCCCGTGTGGGCGGGGCTGATTCGCGGCATCGCCGCCACCTGCTCCCAGCTCAAGGGCGAGCGCCCCTGGTTCGTCGAAGCCCACCAGTTCCGCATCGACACCACGGACGGCATCGGCCGGCCGACGCCGGAGGGCGCGCACCGGGACGGCGTGGACTTCGTCGCGGTGCTGCTCGTGGGCCGCGAGAACATCAAGGGCGGCGAGACGCGCGTCTTCGAGGCCGACGGCCCCAACGGCCTGCGCTTCACGCTGACGGAGCCCTGGTCCGCGCTGCTGCTCGATGACGCCCGCGTCATCCACGAGAGCACGCCCATCCAGCCCCTGGAGGGGACGGGCCACCGCGACACGCTCGTGCTCACGTTCCGCTCCGGGGGGTTCCAGGGACCCGGGTAG
- a CDS encoding DUF6311 domain-containing protein, producing MTTEPGDKGERLLPWVGAVVGVLWFLVAGGAPTLDPTNLDGLGIGDPAQHVLGWLHFRDAPWSFPLGRTPSLMAPHVMTVGFSDSNPWLSLLLKPFARWLPRDFQFIGPWLALCFALQGAMAVKLMGLFTRKPLQRVLGAAFFVTAPVLLARVGHDTLCAHWMLTAMLWLYLRPREAAAAARRSLRWALLLNVLAAGTHPYLTVMVFALSVALLVQAWREGHLSSRAAGGVFAGLGLAVSVPFLAFGYVGQGVSTGTIGFGIFSADLLTFINPLGSSRLLPSLPVNSGQYEGFGYLGTGALALGVAGLFGWVFSDRPRSWERVKPLLPLVLVALALTVLGFSSTMTVAGRTVLTMRKLMEPVMPMLGAFRASGRFIWPLYYLLLTGGVAWVLWRWRQRPGVATALLLGAVLLQVVDAPDAWSQRMFVGAPWPRLQAPEWERVDAAYRQVTLVPPVILGSQRPCVENGFPEHTYVRFGDLAYRRGLTTNSGYSARLNEPRVAEVCAALMDDVEHGRLAEDTVYVVDAAKRPLFERLGDRVTCGALDGYTVCVAARDGAFRESLKQASPPPPAPAPSANTPL from the coding sequence GTGACCACAGAACCCGGCGACAAGGGGGAGCGGCTGTTGCCCTGGGTGGGCGCGGTGGTGGGTGTGCTCTGGTTCCTCGTGGCGGGAGGCGCGCCGACGCTCGACCCCACGAACCTGGATGGGCTGGGCATCGGGGACCCGGCGCAGCACGTGCTCGGGTGGCTGCACTTCCGTGACGCGCCCTGGAGCTTCCCGCTGGGCCGCACGCCCAGCCTCATGGCCCCCCACGTCATGACGGTGGGCTTCTCGGACTCGAACCCCTGGCTCTCGCTCCTGCTCAAGCCCTTCGCACGGTGGCTGCCTCGGGACTTCCAGTTCATCGGGCCGTGGCTCGCGCTGTGTTTCGCGCTCCAGGGCGCCATGGCCGTGAAGCTGATGGGCCTCTTCACCCGCAAGCCCCTCCAGCGCGTGCTGGGCGCGGCGTTCTTCGTGACGGCGCCCGTGCTCCTCGCCCGCGTGGGACATGACACGCTGTGCGCGCACTGGATGCTGACCGCCATGCTCTGGCTGTACCTGCGTCCGCGGGAGGCCGCCGCCGCCGCGAGACGCTCGCTGCGCTGGGCGCTGCTGCTCAACGTGCTCGCCGCGGGGACGCACCCGTACCTGACGGTGATGGTCTTCGCGCTCAGCGTGGCGCTGCTCGTCCAGGCGTGGCGGGAAGGACACCTGTCTTCAAGGGCCGCCGGCGGCGTGTTCGCGGGGCTGGGCCTGGCGGTGAGCGTCCCCTTCCTCGCGTTCGGCTACGTGGGCCAGGGCGTCAGCACCGGCACCATTGGCTTCGGCATCTTCAGCGCGGACCTGCTCACGTTCATCAACCCGCTGGGCAGCTCCCGGCTGCTGCCCTCGCTGCCCGTCAACAGCGGGCAGTACGAAGGCTTCGGCTATCTGGGCACGGGCGCGCTCGCGCTCGGTGTCGCGGGACTGTTCGGATGGGTGTTCAGTGACAGGCCCCGAAGCTGGGAGCGCGTGAAGCCCCTGCTGCCGCTGGTGCTGGTGGCGCTCGCGCTGACGGTGCTCGGCTTCTCGTCGACGATGACGGTGGCGGGCCGGACGGTGCTGACCATGCGCAAGCTGATGGAGCCCGTCATGCCCATGCTCGGCGCCTTCCGCGCGTCGGGGCGCTTCATCTGGCCGCTCTACTACCTGCTCCTCACAGGCGGCGTGGCGTGGGTCCTCTGGCGCTGGCGGCAGCGGCCCGGCGTGGCCACCGCGCTGCTGCTGGGCGCGGTCCTGCTCCAGGTCGTGGACGCTCCGGACGCCTGGTCCCAGAGGATGTTCGTGGGCGCTCCCTGGCCACGGCTCCAGGCCCCGGAATGGGAGCGCGTGGACGCGGCCTACCGACAGGTGACGCTGGTGCCTCCCGTCATTCTCGGCTCGCAGCGGCCCTGCGTGGAGAACGGCTTCCCGGAGCACACCTACGTGCGCTTCGGGGACCTCGCCTACCGCCGGGGCCTGACGACCAACAGCGGGTACTCCGCCCGGCTCAACGAGCCCCGCGTCGCGGAGGTCTGCGCCGCGCTCATGGACGACGTGGAGCACGGGCGCCTCGCGGAGGACACCGTCTACGTGGTCGACGCGGCGAAGCGGCCCCTCTTCGAGCGGCTGGGCGACCGCGTCACCTGCGGCGCCCTGGACGGCTACACCGTGTGCGTGGCGGCACGGGACGGCGCGTTCCGCGAGTCCTTGAAACAGGCGTCCCCACCCCCGCCCGCCCCCGCGCCTTCGGCGAACACCCCTCTCTGA